In the genome of Myxococcus stipitatus, one region contains:
- a CDS encoding DUF4956 domain-containing protein, with the protein MEVSLPSLFETAKAEMSALSITVMLPRMLAAAFIGALLSLRPWRLLMNRPLPKADMVQAQVLLCAAAAVITAVIGDSVAKAFGLVGLGGFVRFRSGLKDPRDAAILFLMIGLGMACGHGSLGLAGVGTVFVATLLLVLDLFNREAPSALKQRLLVSAQADDLVRAEATLRSALGERNVLVKSCALDFDGRRLELEVEEPVPGSLTAALGRTEGMPLRGLRWTAVSPKGGREELT; encoded by the coding sequence ATGGAGGTCTCGCTTCCCTCGCTCTTCGAAACCGCCAAGGCGGAGATGAGCGCCTTGTCCATCACCGTGATGCTGCCGCGCATGCTCGCGGCGGCGTTCATCGGCGCGCTGCTGTCCTTGCGTCCGTGGCGGCTGCTCATGAACAGGCCCTTGCCGAAGGCGGACATGGTCCAGGCGCAGGTGCTGCTGTGCGCCGCGGCGGCGGTCATCACCGCGGTCATCGGCGACAGCGTGGCCAAGGCGTTTGGACTGGTGGGCCTGGGCGGCTTCGTGCGCTTCCGCTCGGGGCTGAAGGACCCGCGCGACGCGGCCATCCTCTTCCTGATGATTGGCCTGGGCATGGCGTGTGGCCACGGCAGCCTGGGGCTCGCGGGCGTGGGCACCGTGTTCGTGGCGACGCTGTTGCTCGTCCTGGACCTGTTCAACCGCGAGGCGCCGAGCGCGCTGAAGCAACGGCTGCTCGTCTCCGCGCAGGCCGATGACCTGGTGAGGGCGGAGGCCACGCTGAGGAGCGCGCTGGGTGAGCGCAACGTGTTGGTGAAGAGCTGCGCGCTCGACTTCGACGGGCGTCGGCTGGAGCTGGAAGTGGAGGAGCCCGTGCCTGGCTCGCTGACCGCGGCGCTGGGACGCACGGAGGGGATGCCCCTGCGGGGGCTGCGATGGACGGCGGTGAGCCCCAAAGGGGGCCGGGAGGAGCTGACATGA
- the tmk gene encoding dTMP kinase — protein MFIDFEGIDGSGKTTLSNLLAGRLKKLGYRVAHAREGGELRSSTARRVRELTRDSRLLEMGPRAEFFLNLARDAQQLEEVVAPALSRGEVCITDRYLYSQLALSGGGRGLPLSELRPACELAAQGLWPDLVVLVDVDPDLARLRKRLGKAQTDRSPEGDSRKGLAGAGLAVRMREAFLSLAKEDPRRWIILENNDVPLRVLEQRLVDAVVARLEGRDIPVQRIVPSPAIAPPSEPLRVEHVEERFFQALDSVELREPTLAVWLLGGLPGLAAHQRRLDFVERFPVLTARGLQGLDDEAAWTLREMLAPRAPLQVASGLLGLKGPRAAMMRERLYVHAPAEVLQGLRGDDSPPGWALRERGVRDGHLAAVLLGLGGVNDDEAWVVREAGMTRGLYAEVARSLGGLTDARAEALREVLLSHDRLAVLRGTLGLDTPVARGLRESLANKALKLVLRSLTGLSTQEAWALRERSAGRTKEALDSVDGMNDPRAWKLRVAQANRWPATVLSSLEGLPLESEARVLMERILEAHGTRIPVLRNAYAVVATAATLDARGTVSRAGRLAVDVPPPQAEV, from the coding sequence GTGTTCATCGATTTCGAGGGGATTGATGGCAGCGGCAAGACAACGCTCTCCAACCTGCTGGCCGGAAGGCTGAAGAAGCTCGGCTACCGGGTGGCTCATGCGCGCGAGGGCGGAGAGCTCCGCTCATCCACGGCCCGGCGCGTGAGGGAGCTGACGCGAGACTCGCGCCTCCTGGAGATGGGGCCACGCGCGGAGTTCTTCCTCAACCTGGCCAGAGACGCTCAACAGCTGGAGGAAGTGGTGGCGCCCGCGCTCTCCCGAGGCGAGGTGTGCATCACCGACCGCTACCTGTACTCGCAGCTCGCGCTGAGCGGCGGAGGACGAGGCCTGCCACTGTCGGAGCTGCGGCCCGCGTGCGAGCTGGCCGCGCAGGGGCTGTGGCCGGACCTGGTCGTCCTCGTCGACGTGGACCCGGACCTGGCGCGGCTGCGCAAGCGGCTGGGCAAGGCGCAGACGGACCGAAGCCCGGAGGGCGACAGCCGCAAGGGCCTGGCGGGCGCGGGGCTCGCCGTGCGCATGCGCGAGGCCTTCCTCTCCTTGGCGAAGGAGGACCCCCGGCGCTGGATCATCCTCGAGAACAACGACGTGCCGTTGCGCGTGTTGGAGCAGCGATTGGTGGACGCGGTGGTGGCGCGGCTGGAAGGACGCGACATCCCCGTTCAGCGAATCGTCCCCTCCCCCGCCATCGCGCCCCCGTCCGAGCCGCTCCGGGTAGAGCACGTGGAGGAGCGCTTCTTCCAGGCACTCGACTCGGTGGAGCTGCGTGAGCCGACGTTGGCCGTGTGGCTGCTGGGAGGACTGCCCGGGCTCGCCGCGCATCAGCGCAGGTTGGACTTCGTGGAGCGCTTCCCGGTCCTCACCGCGCGCGGACTCCAGGGGCTCGATGATGAGGCCGCGTGGACGCTGCGCGAGATGCTGGCGCCACGAGCGCCCCTCCAGGTGGCCAGCGGCCTTCTGGGATTGAAGGGGCCTCGCGCGGCGATGATGCGCGAGCGGCTGTATGTCCACGCGCCCGCGGAGGTCCTCCAAGGACTGAGGGGCGATGACTCCCCGCCGGGCTGGGCCCTGCGCGAGCGGGGGGTGAGGGATGGACACCTGGCCGCGGTGCTCCTGGGCCTGGGCGGCGTGAATGACGACGAGGCCTGGGTGGTGCGCGAGGCGGGCATGACGCGCGGGCTGTACGCCGAAGTGGCGCGCAGCCTGGGAGGACTGACAGACGCCCGGGCCGAGGCGCTGCGCGAGGTGCTGCTGTCCCATGACAGGCTCGCGGTGCTGCGCGGGACGCTCGGGTTGGACACCCCCGTGGCGCGAGGCCTGCGCGAGTCGCTGGCGAACAAGGCGCTGAAGCTGGTGCTGCGCTCGTTGACGGGGCTCTCCACCCAGGAAGCGTGGGCCCTGCGCGAGCGGTCCGCGGGCAGGACGAAGGAGGCGCTCGATTCGGTGGATGGAATGAACGACCCGCGGGCGTGGAAGCTGCGCGTGGCCCAGGCGAACCGCTGGCCCGCCACGGTGCTCTCCTCGCTCGAGGGGCTGCCGCTGGAGTCCGAGGCGCGCGTGCTGATGGAGCGCATCCTGGAGGCCCACGGCACGCGGATTCCGGTGCTGCGCAACGCCTACGCGGTCGTCGCCACCGCGGCGACCCTCGACGCCCGGGGCACCGTGTCCCGCGCGGGCCGACTGGCGGTGGATGTGCCTCCGCCACAGGCCGAAGTCTAG
- a CDS encoding VTC domain-containing protein — protein MLSFSEGEVTRLRREFKLVLEEQAALVLCQRLSEDLGGLVPEPTRIASVYFDRPGCPLAERALRSPEDCLKVRTKEYAPDIGAEGVERVVLEVKRERHGLTQKRRVWVPRSELGRVLGGGTRLLPLITGGSLSPVLAVTYQRHVYPSSRGWRVTVDRDIGYHQIAPEVAMSRFALSSERLGPPLSREGRVVVEVKHLGQELPDWLASLNPGGMPTYSKFAEGMARVHAFAADGVARG, from the coding sequence ATGCTCTCGTTCTCCGAGGGGGAAGTGACCAGGCTCCGGCGTGAGTTCAAGCTGGTGCTGGAGGAGCAAGCGGCGCTGGTGCTGTGCCAGCGCTTGTCGGAGGACCTGGGTGGGCTGGTGCCGGAGCCCACGCGCATCGCCTCCGTGTACTTCGACCGTCCGGGCTGTCCGCTGGCGGAGCGCGCGCTGCGCTCGCCCGAGGACTGCCTCAAGGTGCGCACGAAGGAGTACGCACCGGACATCGGCGCCGAGGGCGTGGAGCGCGTGGTGCTCGAGGTGAAGCGCGAGCGCCATGGCCTCACGCAGAAGCGGCGCGTCTGGGTGCCGCGCTCGGAGCTGGGGCGCGTGCTGGGCGGAGGCACGCGGCTGTTGCCGCTCATCACCGGAGGCAGTCTGTCGCCGGTGCTGGCGGTGACGTACCAGCGCCACGTGTATCCCTCCTCGCGAGGCTGGCGGGTGACGGTGGACCGGGACATCGGCTACCACCAGATTGCCCCCGAAGTGGCGATGTCCCGGTTCGCCTTGTCGAGCGAGCGACTGGGACCGCCGCTGTCGCGGGAAGGGCGCGTGGTGGTGGAGGTGAAGCACCTGGGTCAGGAGCTGCCGGACTGGCTGGCGTCGCTCAATCCTGGAGGGATGCCGACGTACAGCAAGTTCGCGGAGGGGATGGCGAGGGTTCATGCCTTCGCCGCGGATGGGGTCGCGAGGGGATAG
- a CDS encoding serine/threonine-protein kinase, with the protein MNPQSFGKYQLLKKLATGGMAEVWLARQMGIEGFQKNLVVKRILPHLAEDREFVEMFRNEALIAARFNHPNIAQVYEFGEANGTYYIAMEYIHGEDLGRVMRKAASAGQWIARPLAIRIVADACQGLHYAHSRTDDAGRPLRVVHRDISPQNILISFDGSVKLVDFGIAKAADQASLTKSGAIKGKFAYMAPEQAAGKALDGRADIFAIGLVLYELLTGVRPLKRDSELATLQAAMECAIEAPSRVADVPADMDPVVMRAITKSADDRYRDARQFQTALEDILFAQHWAAGSVQISELMETLFADRLSQEKAQGQVLPVDDESSGSSGSPVPPTPPPQERGRSRPSSADMSWDAPPGESSAPRERGRSQPPRTTPPPPPRRTGTSAQPVVEEDPGEWDAPSGVMEVPQRRRGGTSDAMRRPSSANVTQVGRTNSRSDIRSADITSPGEPAPQPPPRRSMTRATPAVDVDAPPPPRSRSSVSLDLDERTRMDDDEDDERTRLPPPEPVPPPRRRTGMQSQVSTPEAPPRRRTSSRAEMPSAPPPTRSRASMAAAPAVRPEDEVERAISDDSRRTRRTMATRNIATLGFIVGLLAVVAIFHKPILAVLNSTASDGQGVRLTINTNERVKVSVRHSERCGGAGLITELGPTPLTLVSGAHLQDTLILENEQQGIYKEDSDTLAFGEPGQAKVLTHEFRRGQLQLLLKPDTVRGITVRRNGQEVGIYQGQGGSKGLKIELMEGKHKLELSGGPLKDPFIFEVDIKPNSVNRDTQDLSAFIG; encoded by the coding sequence ATGAACCCTCAATCTTTCGGGAAATATCAGCTCCTGAAGAAGCTTGCCACCGGCGGCATGGCCGAGGTGTGGCTGGCTCGTCAGATGGGCATCGAGGGGTTCCAAAAGAACCTCGTCGTCAAGCGCATCCTTCCTCATCTCGCGGAAGACCGTGAGTTCGTGGAGATGTTCCGCAATGAAGCGCTCATCGCCGCGCGCTTCAACCATCCGAACATCGCGCAGGTCTACGAGTTCGGAGAGGCGAACGGGACCTATTACATCGCCATGGAGTACATCCACGGCGAGGACCTGGGCCGCGTCATGCGCAAGGCGGCCAGCGCGGGGCAGTGGATTGCCCGGCCGCTGGCCATCCGCATCGTCGCGGATGCGTGCCAGGGCCTGCACTACGCGCACAGCCGCACGGATGACGCGGGCCGTCCGCTGCGCGTGGTGCACCGGGACATCTCCCCGCAGAACATCCTCATCAGCTTCGACGGTTCGGTGAAGCTGGTGGACTTCGGCATCGCCAAGGCGGCCGACCAGGCGTCGCTGACGAAGTCGGGCGCCATCAAGGGCAAGTTCGCCTACATGGCGCCCGAGCAGGCGGCCGGCAAGGCGCTGGACGGCCGCGCGGACATCTTCGCCATCGGCCTGGTGCTCTACGAGCTGCTCACCGGGGTGCGCCCGCTCAAGCGGGACTCGGAGCTCGCCACGCTCCAGGCCGCCATGGAGTGCGCCATCGAGGCGCCGTCGCGCGTGGCGGATGTGCCGGCTGACATGGACCCGGTGGTGATGCGGGCCATCACCAAGAGCGCGGATGACCGCTACCGGGACGCGCGGCAGTTCCAGACGGCGCTGGAGGACATCCTCTTCGCGCAGCACTGGGCGGCGGGCTCGGTCCAGATCTCCGAGCTGATGGAGACGCTGTTCGCCGACCGGCTGAGCCAGGAGAAGGCCCAGGGTCAGGTGCTGCCGGTGGACGACGAGTCGTCGGGCAGCTCGGGCTCGCCCGTGCCTCCCACGCCTCCGCCGCAGGAGCGGGGGCGGAGCCGTCCCTCGTCGGCCGACATGAGCTGGGATGCCCCGCCCGGAGAGTCGTCCGCTCCTCGGGAGCGAGGCCGGAGCCAGCCGCCCCGGACCACGCCGCCTCCGCCGCCGCGCCGCACGGGCACGTCGGCGCAGCCGGTGGTGGAAGAGGATCCTGGCGAGTGGGATGCGCCGTCGGGTGTCATGGAGGTGCCCCAGCGTCGCCGGGGTGGAACCTCCGACGCGATGCGCCGCCCCAGCAGCGCGAATGTCACGCAGGTGGGGCGCACCAACTCCCGCTCGGACATCCGCAGCGCCGACATCACCAGCCCGGGTGAGCCCGCGCCCCAGCCCCCGCCGCGCCGCTCCATGACGCGGGCGACGCCCGCGGTGGACGTGGATGCGCCGCCTCCGCCGCGCTCCCGCTCCTCCGTGTCGCTGGACCTGGACGAGCGCACGCGGATGGATGACGACGAGGACGACGAGCGGACCCGGCTTCCGCCTCCGGAGCCCGTGCCTCCGCCTCGCCGCCGCACGGGGATGCAGTCGCAGGTGTCGACCCCCGAGGCGCCGCCTCGCCGCAGGACCTCCAGCCGCGCGGAGATGCCGTCCGCGCCTCCGCCGACGCGCTCACGGGCCTCCATGGCCGCCGCGCCCGCCGTGCGCCCGGAGGACGAGGTCGAGCGGGCCATCTCGGACGACTCGCGCCGCACGCGCCGCACCATGGCGACGCGCAACATCGCGACGCTGGGCTTCATCGTGGGGCTGCTGGCCGTGGTGGCCATCTTCCACAAGCCCATCCTCGCGGTGCTCAACTCCACCGCCTCGGATGGGCAGGGTGTTCGGCTCACCATCAACACCAACGAGCGGGTGAAGGTGTCGGTGCGCCACTCGGAGCGCTGCGGTGGCGCGGGCCTCATCACCGAGCTGGGCCCCACGCCGCTGACGCTCGTGTCCGGCGCGCACCTGCAGGACACGCTCATCCTGGAGAACGAGCAGCAGGGCATCTACAAGGAGGACTCGGACACGCTGGCGTTCGGCGAGCCCGGTCAGGCCAAGGTGCTCACCCACGAGTTCCGCCGCGGCCAGCTCCAGCTCCTGCTCAAGCCGGACACCGTGCGAGGCATCACCGTGCGCCGCAACGGCCAGGAAGTGGGCATCTACCAGGGCCAGGGCGGCAGCAAGGGCCTGAAGATCGAGCTGATGGAGGGCAAGCACAAGCTCGAGCTGAGCGGGGGGCCGTTGAAGGACCCGTTCATCTTCGAGGTCGACATCAAGCCCAACTCCGTCAACCGCGACACGCAGGACCTGTCGGCCTTCATCGGCTAG
- a CDS encoding rhodanese-like domain-containing protein: MPVPEITPARLAELLSGPPESRPALLDVRFPNEHAYVALPDSVLIPLPELDERAEELEPLRGRPVVVYCHHGVRSLSGAAYLMSLGMEAVSLRGGIDLYSLQVDPALPRY, encoded by the coding sequence ATGCCCGTCCCTGAAATCACCCCCGCCCGCCTCGCCGAGCTCCTCTCGGGCCCGCCCGAGTCCCGCCCCGCCCTGCTCGACGTGCGCTTCCCGAACGAGCACGCCTATGTGGCGCTGCCGGACTCGGTGCTCATCCCCCTGCCGGAGCTGGACGAGCGCGCCGAGGAGCTGGAGCCCCTGCGGGGCCGCCCCGTCGTCGTGTACTGCCACCACGGCGTGCGCAGCCTGAGCGGCGCCGCGTACCTGATGTCGCTGGGGATGGAGGCCGTGTCGCTGCGAGGGGGCATCGACCTGTACTCGCTCCAGGTCGACCCGGCCCTGCCCCGCTACTGA
- the moeB gene encoding molybdopterin-synthase adenylyltransferase MoeB: protein MAPTFRELLAGVKQEIREVTADEVKRLLDTRAPVKLIDVREADEYAGGRLPGALHIPRGYLELRIEERAGRDEELVLYCAGGTRSALAARTLKELGYTRVASLAGGYNRWSDAALPVEKPVVLTAAQKERYRRHLTLPEVGEEGQARLLKARVLLMGAGGLGSPAALYLAAAGVGTLGIIDSDQVELSNLQRQVLHTQERQGQPKVVSAKAALEALNPDVEVRAFQERLTSHNVLRVLEGFDLVIDGGDNFPTRYLLNDACLMRGLPNIHGSVFRFEGQVTTFVPGQGPCYRCLYPAPPPPELAPSCAEAGVLGVLPGIIGLLQANEALKLILGQGETLVGRLLTFDALGTRFQELKLRKDSQCPVCAPGAKVELIDYERFCSTSTAA from the coding sequence ATGGCCCCCACCTTCCGAGAGCTGCTGGCCGGTGTGAAGCAGGAGATTCGCGAAGTCACCGCGGACGAGGTGAAGCGCCTCCTGGACACCCGGGCCCCCGTGAAGCTCATCGACGTCCGGGAAGCGGACGAGTACGCGGGCGGGCGGCTCCCCGGCGCGCTGCACATCCCCCGGGGATACCTCGAGCTTCGCATCGAGGAGCGCGCGGGCCGGGACGAGGAGCTCGTCCTCTACTGCGCGGGCGGGACGCGCTCGGCGCTGGCGGCGAGGACGCTGAAGGAGCTGGGGTACACGCGCGTGGCGTCGCTCGCGGGGGGCTACAACCGCTGGAGCGACGCGGCCCTGCCCGTGGAGAAGCCCGTCGTCCTCACCGCCGCGCAGAAGGAGCGCTACCGCCGGCACCTCACCCTCCCGGAGGTGGGCGAGGAAGGCCAGGCACGGCTGCTGAAGGCCCGCGTGCTGCTGATGGGCGCGGGGGGCCTGGGCTCACCCGCGGCGCTGTACCTGGCGGCGGCGGGCGTGGGGACGCTGGGCATCATCGACTCGGACCAGGTGGAGCTGAGCAACCTCCAGCGTCAGGTGCTGCACACACAGGAGCGCCAGGGCCAGCCCAAGGTCGTCAGCGCGAAGGCCGCGCTGGAGGCGCTCAACCCGGACGTCGAGGTCCGCGCCTTCCAGGAGCGGCTCACCTCGCACAACGTCCTGCGCGTGCTGGAGGGCTTCGACCTGGTCATCGACGGCGGAGACAACTTCCCCACCCGCTACCTGCTCAACGACGCGTGCCTCATGCGCGGGCTGCCCAACATCCACGGCTCCGTCTTCCGCTTCGAGGGCCAGGTGACCACCTTCGTCCCCGGCCAGGGCCCCTGCTACCGCTGCCTCTACCCCGCCCCTCCGCCTCCGGAGCTGGCCCCCTCCTGCGCGGAGGCGGGCGTGCTGGGGGTGCTGCCTGGAATCATCGGACTGCTCCAGGCCAACGAGGCGCTGAAGCTCATCCTCGGCCAGGGCGAGACGCTCGTCGGCCGGCTCCTCACCTTCGACGCGCTGGGCACCCGCTTCCAGGAGCTCAAGCTGCGCAAGGATTCCCAGTGCCCCGTCTGCGCGCCAGGCGCGAAGGTGGAGCTCATCGACTACGAGCGCTTCTGCTCCACCTCCACCGCCGCCTGA
- a CDS encoding iron-sulfur cluster assembly accessory protein, producing MDTTTTTPDTSQAPQGAPQVAVRLTEAAVRQVKEVIKAQGFEGYFFSIRVVPAGCSGLGYDLNLVKESKAGDVVWEQDGVKLATDGMSSQYLGGTEIDYVSAITGSGFKFNNPNAKSSCGCGTSFTT from the coding sequence ATGGATACCACGACGACGACCCCCGACACCTCGCAGGCCCCCCAGGGCGCCCCGCAGGTGGCAGTCCGCTTGACCGAGGCCGCCGTGCGGCAGGTGAAGGAGGTCATCAAGGCCCAGGGCTTCGAGGGCTACTTCTTCTCCATCCGCGTCGTCCCCGCCGGCTGCAGCGGCCTGGGCTACGACCTGAACCTGGTCAAGGAGTCGAAGGCCGGCGACGTCGTCTGGGAGCAGGATGGCGTGAAGCTCGCCACCGACGGCATGAGCAGCCAGTACCTGGGCGGCACGGAGATCGACTACGTCTCCGCGATCACCGGCTCGGGCTTCAAGTTCAACAACCCGAACGCCAAGTCGTCGTGCGGCTGCGGCACGTCGTTCACGACCTGA
- a CDS encoding acyl-CoA thioesterase, which produces MQDMTPKRAKDTEVVMTQLILPPDANNLNAAFGGKVMQWIDICGAVAAQRHCRQVVVTASMDDLHFHAPIKVGMVALLHSRVLAAFRTSMEVGVTVHAENPLTGERTLTTSALLTFVAIDKDGQRVQVPPLLTETDTEREAFQEAQERRVQRLARQKANQSWLKVMNPIAGA; this is translated from the coding sequence ATGCAGGACATGACGCCCAAGCGAGCCAAGGACACGGAGGTGGTGATGACTCAGCTCATCCTCCCTCCGGATGCCAACAACCTGAACGCCGCGTTCGGCGGGAAGGTGATGCAGTGGATCGACATCTGCGGGGCGGTGGCCGCCCAGCGTCACTGCCGGCAGGTCGTCGTGACCGCGTCCATGGATGACCTGCACTTCCACGCCCCCATCAAGGTCGGCATGGTGGCGCTGCTGCACTCGCGCGTGCTGGCCGCCTTCCGCACCTCCATGGAAGTGGGCGTGACGGTGCACGCGGAGAATCCCCTCACCGGCGAGCGCACGCTCACCACCAGCGCGCTGCTCACCTTCGTGGCCATCGACAAGGACGGCCAGCGCGTCCAGGTGCCGCCGCTGCTGACGGAGACGGACACGGAGCGGGAGGCCTTCCAGGAAGCGCAGGAGCGGCGCGTGCAGCGCCTGGCGCGGCAGAAGGCCAATCAATCCTGGCTGAAGGTGATGAACCCCATCGCCGGAGCCTGA
- a CDS encoding deoxynucleoside kinase: protein MPRSTPRPPSPSAAAPKSSKAAAASPEAAAPRARNVVKTKVKPPKGRRFVALAGNIGAGKTTAAKMLSQSFGYELFDEPVIDNRFLRDYYADMSRWSFTLQLEFLIRRVEHHELIHSYRRSCVQDRTLYEDPEIFAKYLHGLGHLTNAELDLYYEYFQRLSRHIIRPDKVICFEVGSVDVLLDRIRSRGREEERGIRPQFLRGLNGYYASFPQVLQEKYGVECLVMDVSKQDIRRGRGREEFLDRVSTFLA from the coding sequence ATGCCTCGTTCCACCCCGCGCCCGCCCTCCCCCTCGGCAGCCGCCCCCAAGTCCTCCAAAGCCGCCGCCGCCAGCCCCGAGGCCGCCGCGCCGCGCGCCCGCAACGTGGTGAAGACGAAGGTGAAGCCTCCCAAGGGCCGGCGCTTCGTGGCGCTCGCGGGCAACATCGGCGCGGGCAAGACGACGGCCGCGAAGATGCTCAGCCAGTCCTTCGGCTACGAGCTGTTCGACGAGCCCGTCATCGACAACCGCTTCCTGCGTGACTACTACGCGGACATGTCGCGCTGGTCCTTCACGCTCCAGCTCGAGTTCCTCATCCGTCGCGTGGAGCACCACGAGCTCATCCACTCGTACCGCCGAAGCTGCGTGCAGGACCGCACGCTGTACGAGGACCCGGAGATCTTCGCCAAGTACCTCCACGGCCTGGGGCACCTGACCAACGCGGAGCTGGACTTGTATTACGAGTACTTCCAGCGCCTGTCGCGCCACATCATCCGCCCGGACAAGGTCATCTGCTTCGAGGTGGGGAGCGTGGACGTGCTGCTGGACCGCATCCGCTCGCGCGGCCGTGAGGAGGAGCGGGGCATCCGGCCGCAGTTCCTCCGAGGGCTCAACGGCTACTACGCCTCCTTCCCCCAGGTGCTCCAGGAGAAGTACGGCGTGGAGTGTCTGGTGATGGACGTCTCCAAGCAGGACATCCGCCGAGGCCGCGGACGCGAGGAGTTCCTGGACCGCGTCTCCACCTTCCTGGCATGA
- a CDS encoding glycerophosphodiester phosphodiesterase, with amino-acid sequence MSIQPAFLQGLRPTLHISHRGGAALAPENTMEAFRRAVEVFQTDMLELDVHVTQDGEVVVAHDDTLERCTNGTGPLARYTLAELQKLDAGYGFTPDEGRTFPFRGQGIRIPTLREVLRAFPSLRLNVELKPDVPGHEDLFARLLETEGAVERVCIGSELDAVGERLVARLPRACHFYPRDALASFVITLRNGESPPEDPRFTVLDMPLYFGELRLVDVPFLRACAARGKWVNVWTVDDPGEMRQLLEEGVGGIMTDRPDLLRQRMDATTKPG; translated from the coding sequence ATGAGTATCCAGCCGGCGTTTCTACAGGGGCTGCGTCCCACACTGCATATCTCGCATCGTGGAGGGGCGGCGCTGGCGCCTGAAAACACGATGGAAGCCTTCCGCCGGGCGGTGGAAGTCTTCCAGACAGACATGTTGGAGCTGGATGTCCACGTGACGCAGGACGGCGAAGTCGTCGTGGCTCACGATGACACCCTCGAGCGCTGCACGAATGGAACGGGGCCACTGGCGCGATACACGCTCGCGGAGCTTCAGAAGCTGGACGCCGGGTATGGTTTTACACCGGATGAGGGCCGCACCTTTCCGTTCCGGGGCCAAGGCATCCGCATCCCCACGCTGCGCGAGGTGTTGCGAGCCTTCCCCTCGCTGCGACTCAACGTCGAACTCAAGCCAGACGTGCCGGGTCACGAGGACCTCTTCGCTCGCCTGCTGGAGACCGAGGGCGCGGTGGAGCGTGTCTGCATCGGCAGTGAGCTGGACGCAGTCGGTGAGCGGCTCGTCGCGAGGCTGCCCCGCGCCTGTCATTTCTATCCGCGCGACGCGCTGGCCAGCTTCGTCATCACGCTGCGCAATGGCGAGTCACCGCCCGAGGACCCGCGCTTCACGGTGCTCGACATGCCGCTGTACTTCGGCGAGCTGAGGCTGGTGGATGTGCCATTCCTGCGCGCGTGCGCCGCGCGCGGGAAGTGGGTCAACGTCTGGACGGTGGATGACCCAGGCGAGATGCGGCAGCTACTCGAGGAAGGCGTCGGCGGCATCATGACGGACAGGCCGGACCTGCTGAGGCAACGAATGGACGCCACCACCAAGCCGGGTTAA